One Gossypium hirsutum isolate 1008001.06 chromosome A11, Gossypium_hirsutum_v2.1, whole genome shotgun sequence genomic window carries:
- the LOC107892004 gene encoding probable tRNA (guanine(26)-N(2))-dimethyltransferase 2, translated as MSMDLNDYTIIKEGEAEILMHAKNEVFFNKTQVNNRDMSIAVLRTFISKRRQEHEALLSKRNKKNGSSSDVEDKPNDCDINIQKSNEQGLEEKPNEDPCTASGEPVKIEGKVRGKLKPPRVLEALSASGLRALRYAREVEGIGQVVALDNDKGAVEACQRNIKFNGSVACSKVESHLADARVYMLTHPKEFDVVDLDPYGSPSVFLDSAVQSVVDGGMLMCTATDMAVLCGGNGEVCYSKYGSYPLRGKYCHEMALRILLACIESHANRYKRYIVPVLSVQMDFYVRVFVRVYTSASAMKNTPLKLSYVYQCIGCDSFHLQPIGRTVSKNTSVRYLPGFAPVVPQECSDCGKKFNMGGPIWSAPIHDQDWVTSILADVKSMKNCYPAYERISAVLTTISEELPDVPLFLSLHNLCATLKCTSPSAVIFRSAVINAGYQISGTHVNPLGLKSDAPMDVIWDIMRCWVKNHPVKAQPADQPGSVILAKEPVLQANFARAVASLSKAQAKKVARFLPNPERHWGPKLRAGRQITSKHISLLGEEAVNGCLNDLDSERDAKRQKIEKSNDAIAES; from the exons ATGTCGATGGATCTCAATGATTACACTATCATCAAGGAAGGAGAAGCTGAGATTCTTATGCATGCTAAAAATGAAGTCTTTTTCAACAAAACTCAG GTTAACAACAGAGACATGTCCATTGCTGTCCTGAGGACATTTATATCAAAACGGAGGCAGGAACATGAGGCATTGTTgtctaaaagaaacaaaaagaacgGTTCTTCATCTGATGTAGAAGATAAACCTAATGACTGCGATATTAATATCCAAAAATCCAATGAACAAGGGCTTGAAGAGAAGCCTAATGAAGATCCATGTACTGCATCTGGAGAACCAGTTAAGATAGAAGGAAAAGTTCGGGGGAAGCTCAAACCACCAAGAGTTCTAGAG GCCTTGTCAGCATCTGGGTTAAGGGCTCTGAGATATGCTCGGGAGGTAGAAGGGATTGGCCAAGTTGTTGCCTTAGATAACGATAAAG GGGCAGTTGAAGCTTGCCAGCGGAACATAAAATTTAATGGTTCTGTGGCATGTTCAAAAGTGGAATCACATCTTGCTGATGCTCGTGTTTACATGCTTACTCACCCAAAAGAATTTGATGTG GTTGATCTTGATCCTTATGGTTCACCTTCTGTATTCCTGGACTCAGCAGTTCAATCTGTTGTGGATGGGGGCATGCTGATGTGCACTGCAACTGATATGGCAGTCCTTTGTGGGGGTAATGGGGAGGTTTGCTATTCCAA ATATGGATCATATCCATTGAGAGGGAAATATTGCCACGAAATGGCTTTGAGGATCCTCCTAGCCTGCATTGAG AGTCATGCGAACCGGTACAAGCGTTATATTGTTCCTGTTCTCTCTGTTCAGATGGACTTTTATGTCCGTGTTTTTGTTCGTGTATACAC TTCTGCAAGTGCAATGAAGAATACTCCCCTTAAGCTCTCATATGTCTATCAATGCATTGGTTGTGATTCTTTTCATCTACAGCCTATTGGGAGAACTGTTTCTAAG AATACCAGTGTGAGGTATCTCCCAGGCTTTGCACCTGTTGTCCCTCAAGAGTGTAGTGACTGTGGGAAGAAATTTAACATGGGCGGACCTATATGGTCTGCTCCCATCCATGATCAGGATTGGGTAACTAGCATACTAGCAGATGTAAAATCAATGAAGAATTGTTATCCGGCCTATGAACGCATCTCTGCTGTATTGACTACAATTTCGGAG GAGTTGCCTGATGTTCCTCTCTTTTTGAGTCTGCACAACCTCTGTGCTACACTAAAATGCACTTCCCCGTCTGCAGTTATTTTCCGCTCCGCTGTCATCAATGCAGGATATCAAATTTCTGGAACTCATGTAAATCCATTGGGACTAAAATCAGATGCTCCCATGGATGTCATTTGGGACATAATGCGCTGCTGG GTTAAAAATCATCCAGTGAAAGCTCAACCGGCTGATCAGCCTGGAAGTGTGATACTTGCCAAAGAACCAGTTCTTCAA GCAAATTTTGCTCGAGCTGTTGCATCCCTTAGCAAGGCACAAGCTAAGAAGGTTGCTCGCTTCCTCCCGAATCCTGAAAGGCACTGGGGGCCAAAGCTTAGGGCAGGTCGCCAAATCACCAGCAAGCACATATCTCTTTTGGGTGAAGAGGCAGTAAATGGATGTCTCAACGATCTAGATAGTGAGCGCGATGCCAAGCGTCAAAAGATTGAAAAGTCCAATGATGCGATTGCAGAATCATAG
- the LOC107892008 gene encoding COBRA-like protein 4, with product MKFFISVLFLFVLFSYAAAYDPLDPNGNVTIKWDIVSWTPDGYVAVVTMNNFQMYRHIMSPGWTLGWTWAKKEVIWSMVGAQTTEQGDCSKFKGNIPHCCKKTPTVVDLLPGVPYNQQFTNCCKGGVLAAWGQDPQSAVSAFQISVGLAGTSNKTVKLPKNFTLLGPGPGYTCGPAKVVPSTTFLTPDRRRKTQALMTWNVTCTYSQFLARKNPNCCVSFSSFYNETITPCPTCACGCQNKNNCVKSDSKFLKMVGLNTPRKDNAPLLQCTHHMCPVRVHWHVKLNYKEYWRVKVSITNFNYRMNYTLWSLVVQHPNLNNVTQVFSFDYKPLVPYESINDTGMFYGMKYYNDLLMEAGPLGNVQSEVLLRKDKDTFTFKQGWAFPRKVYFNGDECMLPPPDTYPFLPNSAHQHLSFTSFTFIAAMFFLFVTFW from the exons ATGAAGTTTTTCATCTcagttttgtttctttttgtcCTCTTTTCTTATGCAG CTGCATATGATCCTTTGGATCCAAATGGAAATGTAACAATCAAATGGGATATTGTGTCTTGGACGCCTGATGGCTATGTG GCAGTGGTTACAATGAACAATTTTCAAATGTATCGGCACATCATGAGTCCTGGTTGGACCTTGGGGTGGACATGGGCTAAGAAAGAAGTAATATGGTCCATGGTAGGGGCTCAAACTACTGAGCAAGGTGATTGCTCAAAGTTCAAAGGAAATATACCTCACTGCTGCAAGAAAACCCCCACGGTTGTAGACTTGCTCCCTGGTGTTCCCTACAATCAACAATTCACCAATTGCTGCAAAGGTGGAGTGCTTGCAGCATGGGGTCAAGATCCTCAATCTGCTGTCTCTGCTTTCCAAATTAGTGTTGGATTAGCCGGTACTTCAAACAAGACTGTCAAACTTCCCAAGAACTTCACTTTACTTGGTCCGGGACCAGGTTACACTTGTGGTCCTGCAAAGGTCGTGCCATCGACCACTTTTCTCACCCCAGATCGCCGACGAAAAACTCAGGCCCTAA TGACATGGAATGTGACCTGCACTTATTCGCAATTTCTAGCTCGGAAAAACCCGAATTGTTGTGTCTCTTTCTCGTCTTTCTACAATGAAACCATCACTCCTTGCCCAACTTGTGCATGTGGATGCCAGAACAAGAACAACTGTGTCAA GAGTGATTCCAAGTTTCTTAAAATGGTAGGATTGAACACACCAAGGAAAGATAATGCTCCACTGCTTCAATGCACGCACCACATGTGCCCTGTGCGAGTACACTGGCATGTCAAGCTCAACTACAAAGAGTACTGGCGAGTTAAGGTATCGATTACCAACTTCAACTACCGGATGAACTACACGCTATGGAGCCTTGTTGTCCAGCACCCTAATCTTAACAACGTAACACAAGTTTTCAGCTTCGATTACAAGCCGCTGGTTCCTTATGAATCAATCA ATGACACAGGGATGTTCTATGGCATGAAGTACTACAATGACCTGTTGATGGAAGCAGGGCCATTAGGAAATGTTCAATCAGAGGTGCTTCTGAGGAAGGACAAGGATACCTTTACTTTCAAACAAGGATGGGCATTTCCCAGGAAAGTGTATTTCAATGGTGATGAATGCATGCTCCCTCCACCTGATACATACCCATTTCTACCAAACTCTGCCCATCAACACCTATCCTTCACCAGCTTTACATTCATTGCTGCAATGTTTTTCTTATTTGTAACCTTTTGGTGA
- the LOC107892005 gene encoding UDP-arabinopyranose mutase 1 has translation MVEPATATQAAAPVMPQLKDELDIVIPTIRNLDFLEMWRPFFQPYHLIIVQDGDPSKTIKVPPGFDYELYNRNDINKILGPKASCISFKDSACRCFGYMVSKKKYIFTIDDDCFVAKDPSGKAVNALEQHIKNLLCPSTPFFFNTLYDPFREGADFVRGYPFSLREGVPTAVSHGLWLNIPDYDAPTQLVKPLERNTRFVDAVLTIPKGTLFPMCGMNLAFDRDLIGPAMYFGLMGDGQPIGRYDDMWAGWCIKVICDHLGLGVKTGLPYIYHSKASNPFVNLRKEYKGIFWQEEIIPFFQQAVLPKDCTTVQKCYVELAKQVKEKLSKVDPYFDKLADAMVTWIKAWDELNPPTAGSVPNGKAA, from the exons ATGGTTGAGCCTGCAACAGCGACCCAAGCAGCAGCTCCGGTGATGCCTCAGCTCAAAGATGAGCTTGACATTGTGATACCAACTATAAGAAACTTGGACTTCCTTGAGATGTGGAGGCCATTTTTTCAGCCCTACCATCTTATCATTGTTCAAGATGGCGATCCTTCAAAAACCATCAAGGTCCCTCCTGGTTTTGACTATGAGCTTTATAACAGGAATGATATCAACAAGATTCTGGGTCCCAAGGCTTCTTGTATTTCCTTCAAGGACTCTGCTTGCCGTTGCTTTGGTTACATGGTGTCTAAAAAGAAATACATTTTTACCATTGATGATGACTGCTTT GTTGCTAAGGACCCATCAGGCAAAGCAGTCAATGCACTTGAACAACACATCAAGAACCTGCTATGTCCATCAACTCCCTTCTTCTTCAACACCTTGTATGACCCCTTCAGAGAGGGTGCTGATTTCGTCCGTGGATATCCATTCAGTCTCCGTGAGGGTGTCCCAACTGCTGTTTCTCATGGCCTGTGGCTAAACATCCCAGATTATGATGCACCAACCCAACTTGTGAAGCCTCTTGAGAGGAACACTAGGTTTGTTGATGCGGTTCTCACCATCCCAAAGGGCACCTTGTTCCCCATGTGTGGTATGAATCTGGCTTTCGACCGTGACTTGATCGGCCCTGCCATGTACTTTGGACTCATGGGAGATGGCCAGCCAATTGGTCGCTACGATGATATGTGGGCTGGCTGGTGCATCAAG GTGATATGTGACCATTTGGGATTGGGGGTGAAAACGGGTCTACCATACATCTATCACAGCAAAGCCAGCAACCCCTTTGTGAATCTGAGGAAGGAATACAAGGGTATATTCTGGCAAGAAGAGATCATCCCATTCTTCCAACAAGCTGTGCTTCCAAAAGACTGCACCACTGTTCAAAAGTGCTATGTTGAACTGGCTAAGCAGGTGAAAGAAAAGCTTAGCAAAGTTGATCCCTACTTTGACAAACTGGCTGATGCAATGGTTACTTGGATTAAAGCCTGGGATGAGCTCAACCCTCCTACTGCAGGATCTGTTCCAAATGGGAAAGCGGCTTAG
- the LOC107892007 gene encoding PI-PLC X domain-containing protein At5g67130 isoform X1: MSLYQNLLLITAISAFLSIASACSDGQCKLLDECSSDGDCEAGLYCFACQQGFSGSRCVRSTVTNQFKLLNNSLPFNKYAFLTTHNAYAIDGYPLHTPVPRVTFTNQEDMITDQLNNGARALMLDTYDFDGDVWMCHSFGGQCHDITAFGPAIDYLKEIEAFLSANTEEIVTLILEDYVGPNGLTKVFTDAGLMKYWFPVSNMPKNGEDWPLVSDMVANNQRLLVFTSIQSKEASEGIAYQWNYMVENQYGDGGMQAGSCPNRAESSGLDDKTKSLVLVNYFHSMSSKEKTCEDNSGDLINMLRTCYAAAGNRWANFVGVDYYKRSEGGGSFQAVDTLNGKLLCGCDDIHACVVGSTSGACTP; this comes from the exons ATGAGTCTTTATCAGAATTTGCTTCTTATTACAGCAATTTCTGCGTTTCTAAGTATTGCTTCAGCTTGCTCTGATGGACAGTGTAAG CTGCTCGACGAATGCTCTTCGGATGGAGATTGCGAGGCTGGACTGTATTGTTTCGCTTGCCAGCAAGGATTTTCAGGTTCAAGATGTGTAAGATCAACCGTTACAAACCAATTCAAGCTTCTG AATAACTCTCTTCCTTTCAACAAGTACGCATTCTTGACGACCCACAATGCATATGCCATCGATGGATATCCATTGCATACCCCAGTTCCTCGCGTTACATTTaccaatcaagaagacatgatcACCGATCAGCTCAAT AATGGAGCCAGGGCATTGATGCTTGACACTTATGATTTTGACGGAGATGTGTGGATGTGCCATTCATTTGGCGGACAATGTCATGACATTACTGCGTTT GGACCAGCTATAGATTATTTGAAGGAAATCGAAGCGTTCTTATCTGCAAATACAGAGGAAATTGTTACATTAATCTTGGAAGATTATGTTGGTCCAAATGGGTTGACAAAGGTGTTTACTGATGCTGGATTGATGAAATACTGGTTTCCAGTGTCAAACATGCCCAAAAATGGTGAAGACTGGCCTCTAGTCAGTGACATGGTGGCTAATAACCAAAGACTACTTGTCTTCACCTCAATTCAGTCCAAGGAAGCAAGCGAAGGAATTGCTTACCAGTGGAACTACATGGTCGAAAATCAAt ATGGGGACGGCGGAATGCAAGCAGGAAGTTGCCCGAACAGGGCAGAGTCGTCAGGTCTAGACGACAAGACTAAGTCGTTGGTATTGGTAAATTACTTTCATTCAATGTCAAGCAAAGAGAAGACATGCGAGGACAATTCTGGAGATCTTATTAACATGCTTCGTACTTGCTATGCTGCTGCTGGTAACCGTTGGGCTAACTTTGTTGGTGTTGATTATTACAAG AGGAGTGAAGGAGGAGGATCATTCCAAGCTGTCGATACTTTGAATGGGAAGCTGTTATGTGGATGTGATGATATTCATGCATGTGTG GTTGGATCAACTTCAGGCGCCTGCACACCATAA
- the LOC107892007 gene encoding PI-PLC X domain-containing protein At5g67130 isoform X2: MSLYQNLLLITAISAFLSIASACSDGQCKLLDECSSDGDCEAGLYCFACQQGFSGSRCNNSLPFNKYAFLTTHNAYAIDGYPLHTPVPRVTFTNQEDMITDQLNNGARALMLDTYDFDGDVWMCHSFGGQCHDITAFGPAIDYLKEIEAFLSANTEEIVTLILEDYVGPNGLTKVFTDAGLMKYWFPVSNMPKNGEDWPLVSDMVANNQRLLVFTSIQSKEASEGIAYQWNYMVENQYGDGGMQAGSCPNRAESSGLDDKTKSLVLVNYFHSMSSKEKTCEDNSGDLINMLRTCYAAAGNRWANFVGVDYYKRSEGGGSFQAVDTLNGKLLCGCDDIHACVVGSTSGACTP, translated from the exons ATGAGTCTTTATCAGAATTTGCTTCTTATTACAGCAATTTCTGCGTTTCTAAGTATTGCTTCAGCTTGCTCTGATGGACAGTGTAAG CTGCTCGACGAATGCTCTTCGGATGGAGATTGCGAGGCTGGACTGTATTGTTTCGCTTGCCAGCAAGGATTTTCAGGTTCAAGATGT AATAACTCTCTTCCTTTCAACAAGTACGCATTCTTGACGACCCACAATGCATATGCCATCGATGGATATCCATTGCATACCCCAGTTCCTCGCGTTACATTTaccaatcaagaagacatgatcACCGATCAGCTCAAT AATGGAGCCAGGGCATTGATGCTTGACACTTATGATTTTGACGGAGATGTGTGGATGTGCCATTCATTTGGCGGACAATGTCATGACATTACTGCGTTT GGACCAGCTATAGATTATTTGAAGGAAATCGAAGCGTTCTTATCTGCAAATACAGAGGAAATTGTTACATTAATCTTGGAAGATTATGTTGGTCCAAATGGGTTGACAAAGGTGTTTACTGATGCTGGATTGATGAAATACTGGTTTCCAGTGTCAAACATGCCCAAAAATGGTGAAGACTGGCCTCTAGTCAGTGACATGGTGGCTAATAACCAAAGACTACTTGTCTTCACCTCAATTCAGTCCAAGGAAGCAAGCGAAGGAATTGCTTACCAGTGGAACTACATGGTCGAAAATCAAt ATGGGGACGGCGGAATGCAAGCAGGAAGTTGCCCGAACAGGGCAGAGTCGTCAGGTCTAGACGACAAGACTAAGTCGTTGGTATTGGTAAATTACTTTCATTCAATGTCAAGCAAAGAGAAGACATGCGAGGACAATTCTGGAGATCTTATTAACATGCTTCGTACTTGCTATGCTGCTGCTGGTAACCGTTGGGCTAACTTTGTTGGTGTTGATTATTACAAG AGGAGTGAAGGAGGAGGATCATTCCAAGCTGTCGATACTTTGAATGGGAAGCTGTTATGTGGATGTGATGATATTCATGCATGTGTG GTTGGATCAACTTCAGGCGCCTGCACACCATAA